Proteins encoded together in one Hymenobacter monticola window:
- a CDS encoding energy transducer TonB: MRHPLSVAFLALVIAHASLSTAEAQAAPDVLAPARQHFLHQEYGAASASYQKGLKQTSGKARDYYQAAQAAARNHEPKRALDWLSQAVAKGYFSEAQLRAEADFASLESQSTWPRLLAQARTKQQQHEAAFDPALVALLKKIQFQDQQYRIEAEAAERKFGINAPQIAEAMRRQAPVDIRLARQVDSLIARHGYPGRSLVGEYQKSAAFLVLQHNPDEKYLPLLTAAADKKELAWSSVAIFIDRIKKERGEPQVYGSQFRGEADGHYQLQPIEDEPNVDVRRAKVGLPPLAEYLQHWGIAYQVPTATHNPNPPTLYAPSAAAPVVAAREASAVELIGSYEALKAQVQYPADARAKQVRGKVTLQMRIDPAGVPQDVMVVKGLGYGCDEEALRVMRAARYQNAAGQDHEIRVSLPFPYEPAQEEK, encoded by the coding sequence ATGCGCCACCCCCTTTCCGTTGCCTTCCTGGCCCTGGTCATCGCCCACGCCAGCCTGTCCACTGCCGAGGCCCAGGCCGCGCCTGATGTGCTGGCTCCGGCCCGGCAACACTTTCTGCACCAGGAATACGGCGCGGCCAGTGCCAGCTACCAAAAGGGCCTCAAGCAAACGAGCGGCAAAGCGCGGGACTATTACCAGGCGGCGCAGGCCGCTGCCCGCAACCACGAGCCGAAGCGGGCCCTGGATTGGCTAAGCCAGGCTGTGGCCAAGGGGTATTTCTCCGAAGCGCAGCTGCGGGCGGAGGCGGATTTTGCCTCGCTAGAGTCCCAATCCACCTGGCCGCGGTTGCTGGCGCAGGCCCGCACCAAGCAACAGCAGCACGAAGCAGCCTTCGACCCGGCCCTGGTAGCCTTGCTGAAGAAAATTCAATTCCAGGACCAGCAATACCGGATAGAGGCCGAGGCGGCCGAGCGAAAATTCGGCATCAATGCCCCGCAGATAGCCGAAGCCATGCGGCGGCAGGCGCCCGTGGACATCCGGCTGGCCCGGCAGGTCGACAGCCTGATTGCCCGGCATGGGTATCCGGGCCGGTCGCTGGTGGGCGAGTACCAGAAAAGTGCGGCCTTTCTGGTGCTTCAGCACAACCCCGATGAAAAATACTTGCCCTTGCTGACGGCGGCGGCCGATAAAAAAGAGTTGGCGTGGTCGTCGGTGGCCATTTTTATCGACCGCATCAAGAAGGAGCGGGGCGAGCCGCAGGTCTACGGCTCGCAGTTCCGGGGCGAGGCCGATGGGCACTACCAACTCCAACCTATCGAAGACGAGCCCAATGTGGACGTGCGCCGGGCCAAGGTGGGGCTGCCACCCCTAGCGGAGTATTTGCAGCACTGGGGCATTGCCTACCAAGTGCCCACCGCCACGCACAACCCCAACCCGCCCACGCTCTACGCTCCGTCGGCCGCGGCGCCAGTGGTGGCAGCCCGCGAGGCGTCGGCGGTGGAATTAATTGGGAGCTACGAGGCGCTCAAGGCCCAGGTGCAGTACCCGGCCGACGCGCGGGCCAAGCAGGTGCGGGGCAAGGTGACGCTTCAAATGCGAATAGACCCAGCGGGCGTGCCGCAAGACGTGATGGTGGTCAAAGGGCTGGGCTACGGCTGCGACGAGGAGGCCCTGCGCGTCATGCGCGCCGCGCGCTACCAGAACGCAGCGGGGCAAGACCACGAAATCCGCGTGAGCCTGCCTTTTCCCTACGAGCCGGCCCAGGAAGAGAAGTAG
- a CDS encoding glycosyltransferase family 39 protein has translation MKRLLPLAFALVKFVSGYFLISPQYELQRDEYLYLNQGQHLAWGYLEVPPLLAAQGWLTLALGGGEGWVHFWPFLWGAATVYLVVRLAGRLGAGWFGQALAGTCYLAAAFARLNLLFQPNSFEVFGFVLALYALVGFGQEKRPRYLYLLGAALGLGLLNKYTTLFFIAALGGALLLTPWRRLLLNRHFWGAAALALLLWLPNALWQIRHGIPFVHHMALLKESQLMHVNPLDFWKAQLLMNLPATWVWLPGLLALLLSRAFRPYRAVGWVSVLGVGLLAALHGKDYYALGYYPVLYAFGAVWWEARLRPSQRVVRPVGFGWRPALQVALVLLPLAFPIFFAPILFPLYSPATMAALQPKYASLGVYRWEDGQNHALPQDYADMRGWRELADKTWAAYQSLPAAARAHTLIHCVNYGQASAINYFNRHRKLPIANSLNGSFIYWYPPLDSCQAILIIDDEPHLELAPRFASYRRVAAITDPYARERGTAITIGLRPDSAVLAQIRRERQAELDAWEGPTAPK, from the coding sequence ATGAAACGCCTTTTGCCGCTCGCCTTCGCCTTGGTCAAGTTCGTGTCGGGCTACTTCCTCATCAGCCCGCAATACGAGCTGCAGCGCGACGAATACCTGTACCTCAACCAGGGCCAGCACCTGGCCTGGGGCTACCTGGAGGTGCCGCCGCTGCTGGCCGCGCAGGGCTGGCTGACGCTGGCGCTGGGCGGGGGCGAGGGCTGGGTGCATTTCTGGCCGTTTCTGTGGGGCGCGGCCACGGTGTATCTGGTGGTGCGGCTGGCCGGGCGGCTGGGCGCGGGCTGGTTTGGGCAGGCGCTGGCGGGCACCTGCTACCTGGCGGCGGCCTTTGCTCGGCTCAACCTGCTGTTTCAGCCCAATTCGTTCGAGGTGTTTGGGTTTGTGCTGGCGCTGTATGCGTTGGTGGGCTTCGGGCAGGAAAAGCGGCCGCGCTACCTCTACCTGCTGGGCGCGGCGCTGGGCCTGGGCTTGCTGAACAAGTACACCACGCTGTTTTTCATCGCGGCGCTGGGCGGCGCGCTGCTGCTCACCCCCTGGCGCCGGCTGCTGCTGAACCGGCATTTTTGGGGCGCGGCGGCGCTGGCGCTACTGCTGTGGCTGCCGAACGCGCTGTGGCAAATCCGGCACGGCATTCCGTTTGTGCACCACATGGCCCTGCTCAAGGAAAGCCAGCTGATGCACGTCAACCCTCTCGATTTCTGGAAAGCGCAGCTGCTGATGAACCTGCCCGCTACCTGGGTATGGCTACCCGGCCTGCTGGCCTTGCTGCTGAGCCGGGCGTTTCGGCCGTATCGGGCTGTGGGGTGGGTATCGGTGCTGGGCGTGGGGTTGCTGGCCGCGCTGCACGGCAAAGATTATTATGCGTTGGGCTACTACCCGGTGCTGTACGCCTTCGGGGCCGTGTGGTGGGAGGCGCGGCTGCGCCCGTCGCAGCGGGTGGTGCGGCCGGTTGGCTTTGGCTGGCGGCCGGCTTTGCAGGTGGCTTTGGTGCTGCTGCCGCTGGCCTTCCCCATCTTTTTCGCGCCCATTTTGTTCCCCTTGTATAGCCCCGCTACCATGGCCGCGCTACAGCCCAAATACGCCTCGCTGGGCGTATACCGCTGGGAAGACGGCCAAAACCACGCCCTGCCGCAGGACTACGCCGACATGCGCGGCTGGCGCGAACTGGCCGACAAAACCTGGGCCGCTTACCAAAGCCTGCCCGCCGCGGCCCGCGCCCACACGCTCATTCACTGCGTCAACTACGGCCAGGCCAGCGCCATCAACTACTTCAACCGCCACCGCAAGCTACCCATTGCCAACAGCCTCAACGGCAGCTTCATTTACTGGTACCCGCCACTTGACTCCTGCCAGGCCATCCTCATCATCGACGACGAGCCGCACCTTGAATTAGCGCCGCGCTTTGCCTCCTACCGCCGCGTCGCCGCCATCACGGACCCTTATGCCCGCGAGCGGGGCACAGCCATCACCATCGGCCTGCGGCCCGACAGCGCCGTACTGGCTCAGATTCGGCGGGAGCGTCAGGCCGAGCTGGATGCCTGGGAAGGCCCCACGGCGCCAAAATAG
- a CDS encoding alpha/beta hydrolase family protein, whose translation MRHLLLLLGLLLSLARPASAQTKPAPRSPESFGYRRLVVMFGRDSVQVLLMAKPGEEQRKKPLLLWEQGSLPMPLVLYDERGAFPVFPFRPKKVLETCHLAIISKPGLPLTFDVTGQNPNVIFQQTQPPAYYCARNYLDYYVRRDEAVLRYLKKQPWVDAAHVVIGGHSQGTAVVAHLAAVPGLVSRAVYLSGNPLGRLMSMLAQARQEADTAAAGWIFRRWQQVVADPTVADCKGDDPRNTYGFGTSEMPVLLRTKVPMFIGFGTLDSGVAGDDHLRLEATRQHRTNFTFREYPGREHNFFGMKNGRVNYDDFYWEQVGEDFLRWAGLWPQ comes from the coding sequence ATGCGGCACCTGTTACTACTACTAGGGTTACTGCTGAGCCTGGCCCGGCCGGCTTCTGCTCAAACCAAACCCGCCCCGCGCTCGCCCGAGTCCTTTGGCTACCGCCGCCTGGTGGTCATGTTCGGGCGCGACAGCGTGCAGGTGCTGCTTATGGCGAAGCCCGGCGAGGAGCAGCGGAAGAAGCCGTTGCTGCTCTGGGAGCAGGGCTCGCTCCCCATGCCCCTGGTGCTCTACGACGAGCGCGGGGCCTTCCCGGTGTTTCCCTTCCGGCCCAAAAAGGTGCTCGAAACCTGCCACCTGGCCATCATCAGCAAGCCTGGCCTGCCGCTCACCTTCGACGTGACGGGGCAGAATCCCAACGTCATCTTTCAGCAGACCCAGCCGCCGGCCTACTACTGCGCCCGCAACTACCTCGACTACTACGTGCGGCGCGACGAGGCCGTGCTGCGCTACCTCAAAAAGCAGCCCTGGGTGGATGCGGCACATGTCGTTATCGGCGGGCACTCGCAGGGCACGGCGGTGGTGGCGCACTTGGCGGCCGTGCCGGGCCTCGTGAGCCGGGCCGTGTACTTGAGCGGCAACCCGCTGGGCCGCCTCATGTCGATGCTGGCCCAGGCCCGGCAGGAAGCCGACACGGCGGCGGCGGGCTGGATTTTCCGCCGCTGGCAGCAGGTGGTGGCCGACCCTACTGTTGCTGACTGCAAGGGCGACGACCCGCGCAACACCTACGGCTTCGGCACCTCCGAAATGCCGGTGCTGCTGCGCACCAAAGTACCCATGTTCATCGGCTTCGGCACCCTCGACAGCGGCGTGGCCGGCGACGACCACCTGCGCCTGGAAGCCACGCGGCAGCACCGCACCAACTTCACCTTCCGGGAGTACCCCGGCCGCGAACACAACTTCTTCGGCATGAAAAACGGGCGGGTCAATTACGACGACTTCTACTGGGAGCAGGTGGGGGAGGACTTTTTGCGCTGGGCGGGCCTGTGGCCGCAATAG